The following proteins come from a genomic window of Winogradskyella sp. PC-19:
- a CDS encoding RNA polymerase sigma factor yields the protein MEVKEAITLAKKNNQAAFNFLLDTYWNDVYGFQLKRTENENDAEDITIQTFSKAFDKIGTYNNKYVFKTWLITISKNIHIDLVRKHKSSINSKINTKDEDIVYDIPDESPTPEDKIIREQNLAKLLRDIKKLKPHYQEVINLRYFQELTYKEISTELKEPMSNIKVKLLRAKKLLSEILTKSNA from the coding sequence TTGGAAGTAAAAGAAGCTATTACCTTAGCCAAAAAAAATAACCAAGCTGCATTTAATTTTTTATTAGATACATATTGGAATGATGTGTATGGCTTTCAACTAAAACGTACTGAAAATGAAAATGATGCGGAGGACATTACTATTCAAACCTTCTCAAAAGCTTTTGATAAAATTGGGACTTATAATAATAAATATGTTTTTAAAACGTGGTTGATTACCATCTCCAAAAATATTCATATAGATTTAGTAAGAAAACATAAGTCATCCATAAATAGTAAAATAAATACTAAAGATGAAGACATTGTCTATGACATCCCTGACGAATCTCCTACTCCAGAAGATAAAATAATAAGAGAACAAAACTTAGCCAAATTACTACGTGACATCAAAAAACTGAAACCTCATTACCAAGAAGTGATAAACCTCAGGTATTTTCAGGAACTGACTTACAAAGAAATATCTACCGAACTTAAAGAGCCAATGAGCAATATAAAGGTGAAGCTTCTTAGAGCAAAAAAATTATTATCTGAAATTTTGACCAAATCTAATGCTTAG
- a CDS encoding membrane or secreted protein, which translates to MKLLLITLGLLLLAVAGIAIKIWAKKDGEFAGTCASQNPMLNKQGDACGFCGKTPDQFDSCSESQHS; encoded by the coding sequence ATGAAGTTATTACTCATCACCTTAGGATTATTACTACTTGCAGTAGCTGGCATAGCTATCAAAATTTGGGCAAAAAAAGATGGTGAATTTGCTGGTACTTGTGCTAGTCAAAACCCAATGCTTAACAAACAAGGTGATGCTTGTGGTTTTTGCGGAAAAACACCAGACCAATTTGACTCGTGTTCAGAATCTCAACACTCTTAG
- the aqpZ gene encoding aquaporin Z, with the protein MKKLFAEFFGTFWLVFGGCGSAIFAAAFPELGIGFVGVSLSFGLTVLTMAYAVGHISGGHFNPAVSLGLWAGGKFDGKSLPGYVVAQLVGAIAAAGVLYLIVSGKAGFTDVGGFASNGYGDLSPDGYSMVSVLLAEFVLTLFFLLIILGSTNERAPKGFAPIAIGLGLTLIHLISIPISNTSVNPARSTSQALFAGGDYTAQLWLFWLAPIAGAIVAGVIHKAFFDKE; encoded by the coding sequence ATGAAAAAATTATTTGCTGAGTTTTTTGGAACATTCTGGCTTGTTTTCGGAGGTTGCGGTAGTGCAATTTTTGCAGCTGCATTCCCTGAATTAGGTATAGGATTTGTGGGTGTTTCGCTATCTTTTGGACTAACAGTGTTAACAATGGCCTATGCCGTTGGTCATATTTCTGGAGGTCATTTTAATCCTGCAGTTTCTCTTGGTCTTTGGGCAGGAGGAAAGTTTGATGGTAAATCATTGCCAGGCTATGTTGTTGCTCAATTAGTTGGCGCAATAGCAGCAGCTGGAGTTTTGTATCTCATAGTAAGTGGCAAAGCAGGATTTACAGATGTTGGTGGTTTTGCATCTAATGGGTATGGAGATTTATCGCCAGATGGTTATAGTATGGTTTCTGTTTTGTTAGCAGAATTTGTACTAACGTTATTCTTTTTATTAATTATTCTTGGAAGTACTAATGAAAGAGCTCCTAAAGGATTTGCACCTATTGCTATTGGTCTTGGATTAACTCTCATTCATTTAATCAGTATACCTATATCTAATACTTCTGTAAACCCTGCACGTTCAACAAGTCAGGCATTATTTGCAGGTGGAGATTATACAGCTCAATTATGGTTATTTTGGTTAGCACCTATTGCAGGAGCTATTGTTGCTGGAGTAATTCATAAAGCTTTTTTTGACAAAGAATAG
- a CDS encoding NRAMP family divalent metal transporter: MLSHLKKLGPGLLFAGAAIGVSHLVQSTRAGANFGFGLLWALLLVNLFKYPFFQYGPRYAMATGESLIDGYKRLGKSVLVIYFLLTFATMFTIQTAVTIVTASLASNLIGDFNPITIGTLTLSSIQIWTVLILTLCSAILILGKYKVLDVLMKVIIVTLTISTIAAVFTASTQHQSSISFSQIFPEKSSWIFLIAFMGWMPAPLDISIWHSLWAIEKNKKDTNFKTKSALFDFNIGYIATIILGIGFLSLGALVMFNTGETLSANSSGFSEQLINMYTTSLGNWAYIIIGIAAFTTMFSTTLTTFDGSPRVMERTTSLLFKTIKKNSYRYWLFILFAGTILIFFFLSAELGNLVKVATVLSFLTAPFYAILNYKLIRSKHVPEHWKPSDFMNLLSILGIIFLVGFGIWYLTIL; the protein is encoded by the coding sequence ATGCTTAGTCATTTAAAAAAACTTGGTCCTGGATTACTCTTTGCTGGTGCAGCCATTGGTGTTTCTCACCTAGTACAATCGACTAGAGCTGGCGCAAATTTTGGGTTTGGTTTACTTTGGGCATTATTACTTGTAAATCTATTTAAATATCCTTTCTTTCAATACGGACCTCGTTACGCAATGGCAACTGGTGAGAGTTTAATTGACGGCTACAAGCGACTAGGTAAAAGTGTTTTAGTCATTTATTTTTTACTCACTTTTGCAACAATGTTTACCATTCAAACTGCTGTAACCATAGTCACAGCAAGCTTAGCCTCAAATTTAATTGGTGATTTTAATCCGATTACAATAGGGACATTGACATTGTCTAGTATCCAAATTTGGACAGTTTTAATCCTAACTTTATGTTCCGCCATACTTATCCTAGGAAAGTATAAAGTGCTTGATGTTTTAATGAAAGTCATCATCGTAACTCTTACGATTAGTACGATTGCTGCTGTATTCACAGCATCAACGCAACACCAATCATCAATTTCATTTTCTCAAATATTCCCTGAAAAATCGAGTTGGATTTTTCTAATTGCATTTATGGGCTGGATGCCAGCGCCTTTAGATATTTCCATATGGCATTCGCTTTGGGCAATTGAAAAAAACAAAAAAGACACAAATTTCAAAACCAAATCTGCACTCTTTGATTTTAACATCGGTTACATTGCCACAATAATATTAGGTATTGGTTTTTTATCACTAGGTGCTTTAGTAATGTTTAATACTGGTGAAACATTAAGCGCAAATTCTAGTGGATTTTCAGAACAACTGATAAACATGTACACCACCAGCCTTGGAAATTGGGCTTATATCATTATCGGAATAGCAGCATTCACGACTATGTTTAGCACGACACTTACTACTTTTGATGGTTCGCCACGTGTCATGGAACGTACAACATCACTTTTATTCAAAACCATAAAAAAGAATAGCTACCGTTATTGGTTATTTATTCTATTTGCTGGAACAATATTGATATTCTTTTTTCTTAGTGCAGAATTAGGGAATCTTGTTAAAGTTGCAACAGTCTTATCTTTTTTAACTGCGCCTTTTTATGCCATTCTAAATTATAAATTAATACGTTCAAAACATGTTCCTGAACACTGGAAACCAAGTGATTTTATGAATTTATTGAGTATTCTTGGTATTATTTTTCTTGTAGGTTTTGGCATTTGGTATCTGACAATTCTTTAG
- a CDS encoding RNA polymerase sigma factor has protein sequence MSSNIEQRIIQLLKRNDQYALNLLYENYSDSLYGAILKVTRNEEIAEDALQETFIKVWKNAQRYDPKKAKLFTWLFRIARNTAIDKLRSFNNRFHKEVQIDKSNVYILPGTKLNQDVMDIKEHVARLEDKYQIVLNALFFEGMTQQEASDELEIPLGTVKSRLKIGLRELKKVYDF, from the coding sequence TTGAGTAGTAACATAGAACAACGTATTATACAACTTTTGAAACGCAACGACCAGTATGCGCTTAATTTGCTATACGAAAACTACTCAGACAGCTTATACGGAGCTATCCTAAAAGTAACTAGAAACGAAGAGATTGCTGAAGACGCGCTTCAAGAAACATTTATTAAAGTTTGGAAAAATGCTCAGAGATACGACCCAAAAAAAGCTAAATTATTTACATGGCTATTTAGAATTGCAAGAAATACAGCAATAGACAAGCTACGTAGTTTTAATAATAGATTTCATAAAGAAGTCCAAATAGACAAATCCAACGTATATATACTTCCAGGCACAAAGCTTAATCAAGATGTCATGGACATTAAAGAGCATGTGGCTCGTTTAGAAGATAAATACCAAATAGTGCTTAATGCCTTATTTTTTGAAGGCATGACACAACAAGAAGCTAGTGACGAGTTGGAAATACCACTTGGCACTGTAAAATCTAGACTAAAAATTGGTTTGAGAGAGCTTAAAAAAGTTTACGATTTTTAA
- a CDS encoding RNA polymerase subunit sigma-70, translated as MEEKSHTFLQSGLLERYLVGDTSIAENLEVEHLIDNHSEIEDAYIKLQNNLEIIAKANAVEAPLGVLNKVLNYTKETPKVIAMPRQKTPWYSIAASIAAFAFATLSVYLYQKNQALNSENNIVVDEIFDLREDIDKNNSKLDALAFQLQKLNNPDSRKYVLNGNDRAKDLKTVAYINPIEKTSMIDVVSLPKLPENQYYQLRAELEDKMVNLGYLEDYQRTLKPIPYMEDALALSIVIQNKNGESTSEENEVAEISLKK; from the coding sequence ATGGAAGAAAAATCACATACATTTTTACAATCAGGCTTACTAGAGCGATATTTAGTAGGCGACACTTCCATTGCCGAAAACTTGGAAGTCGAACATCTAATAGACAATCATTCTGAAATCGAAGATGCTTACATTAAGCTTCAGAATAATTTAGAAATTATAGCAAAAGCTAATGCAGTTGAAGCTCCACTAGGAGTTCTTAACAAGGTGTTGAATTATACAAAAGAAACACCAAAAGTCATTGCAATGCCTAGACAAAAAACGCCATGGTATAGTATAGCTGCAAGTATAGCTGCCTTTGCATTTGCTACCTTAAGTGTCTATTTATATCAAAAAAATCAAGCTTTAAATAGCGAAAACAACATTGTTGTTGACGAAATTTTTGACTTAAGAGAAGATATTGACAAAAACAATTCAAAACTAGATGCGCTAGCTTTTCAACTTCAAAAATTGAATAATCCTGACTCAAGAAAATATGTTTTAAATGGTAATGACCGCGCAAAAGATTTAAAAACTGTAGCCTATATCAATCCTATTGAAAAAACTTCAATGATTGATGTTGTGTCTTTACCTAAACTCCCTGAAAATCAGTATTATCAATTAAGAGCCGAGTTAGAAGATAAAATGGTAAACCTCGGTTATCTTGAAGATTATCAGCGCACGCTTAAACCAATACCTTATATGGAAGATGCTTTAGCTCTAAGCATTGTAATCCAAAATAAAAATGGAGAATCTACTTCTGAAGAAAATGAGGTTGCAGAGATTTCTTTAAAAAAATAA
- the murB gene encoding UDP-N-acetylmuramate dehydrogenase has protein sequence MIIQENISLKNYNTFGIDAKAQSYVDIRTISDLQTVLKSESSNPFFVLGGGSNMLLTKDIEALVIHLNLKGISIFDKTNDYAIIEAKAGENWHDFVLWCLDKNLGGIENMSLIPGNIGTAPIQNIGAYGVELKDVFHSCEAINISTQEIKTFTTEDCNFGYRESVFKQNLKGQYIITSVKLKLSKGNHRLNIDYGAIKSELEKLKITKPSIKDISRAVISIRQSKLPDPKEIGNSGSFFKNPVISKEEFKQLQNNFPQVPHYVISEKQIKVPAGWLIETAGFKGKRFGDYGVHNKQALVLVNYGNALGKDIYDLAKLIQQTVFRLFSIKIETEVNII, from the coding sequence ATGATAATACAGGAAAATATATCCTTAAAAAACTACAATACTTTTGGTATCGATGCCAAAGCGCAATCTTACGTCGATATAAGAACCATTTCTGATTTACAAACTGTATTAAAATCAGAATCTTCAAATCCTTTTTTTGTACTCGGTGGCGGTAGTAATATGCTTCTTACAAAAGATATTGAAGCTTTAGTAATTCATCTTAATCTAAAAGGAATCTCAATATTTGATAAAACCAATGATTACGCTATTATCGAGGCTAAAGCCGGTGAAAATTGGCATGATTTTGTACTTTGGTGTCTTGACAAAAATTTAGGAGGTATTGAAAACATGTCACTCATTCCAGGAAATATTGGCACTGCTCCGATACAAAACATCGGTGCATATGGTGTAGAATTAAAAGATGTTTTTCATTCTTGTGAAGCAATTAATATTTCGACTCAAGAAATAAAAACCTTTACAACTGAAGATTGTAATTTTGGATACCGCGAATCTGTTTTTAAACAAAACTTAAAAGGTCAATATATAATAACAAGCGTAAAGCTAAAGCTTTCAAAAGGCAATCACAGACTAAATATAGATTACGGTGCTATAAAATCCGAATTAGAAAAATTAAAAATCACAAAACCTAGTATAAAAGACATATCAAGAGCTGTCATCAGCATCAGGCAAAGTAAATTACCCGACCCAAAGGAGATTGGTAATAGTGGTAGTTTTTTCAAAAACCCCGTCATTTCAAAAGAAGAATTTAAACAGCTTCAAAATAATTTTCCGCAAGTACCGCATTATGTGATTTCAGAAAAACAAATAAAAGTCCCAGCTGGTTGGCTTATAGAAACTGCAGGTTTTAAAGGAAAGCGATTTGGAGATTACGGAGTACATAATAAGCAAGCTTTAGTTCTCGTTAACTATGGAAACGCCTTAGGTAAAGATATTTATGACTTGGCAAAGCTTATACAACAAACAGTTTTTAGATTGTTTAGTATAAAAATAGAGACAGAAGTAAATATTATTTAA
- the lipA gene encoding lipoyl synthase, with the protein MNTVTASNILPERKPKWLRVKLPTGKKYTELRSLVDKYKLNTICTSGSCPNMGECWGEGTATFMILGNICTRSCGFCGVKTGRPETVDWDEPEKVARSIKLMGIKHAVLTSVDRDDLKDMGSIMWAETVKAVRRMNPETTLETLIPDFQGVERHIDRIIEVAPEVVSHNIETVRRLTREVRIQAKYDKSMGVLKYLKNQGQRRTKSGIMLGLGEAREEVIQTLHDLRENDVDVVTIGQYLQPSKKHLPVQRFVNPDEFDEYKAIGLELGFRHVESSALVRSSYKAQKHIN; encoded by the coding sequence ATGAATACAGTAACAGCATCAAATATACTTCCTGAACGCAAACCAAAATGGTTACGTGTTAAGCTTCCGACTGGTAAAAAATACACCGAATTAAGAAGTCTTGTAGATAAATACAAGTTAAATACAATTTGTACCTCTGGAAGCTGCCCAAACATGGGTGAATGTTGGGGAGAAGGCACTGCAACATTTATGATTTTAGGTAATATTTGCACGCGTTCATGTGGATTCTGCGGTGTAAAAACCGGAAGACCAGAAACTGTTGATTGGGACGAACCAGAAAAGGTAGCTCGCTCCATTAAGTTAATGGGTATTAAACACGCTGTACTAACCAGTGTAGATCGTGATGACCTAAAAGATATGGGTAGCATTATGTGGGCAGAAACTGTTAAAGCTGTTAGGCGTATGAATCCTGAAACTACTCTAGAAACGTTGATTCCTGATTTTCAGGGTGTCGAAAGACATATCGACAGAATTATCGAAGTTGCTCCAGAAGTAGTATCACATAATATTGAGACAGTAAGACGTCTAACAAGAGAAGTTAGAATACAAGCCAAGTACGATAAAAGTATGGGTGTGCTAAAATATCTGAAAAATCAGGGGCAACGCCGTACAAAATCTGGAATTATGTTAGGTTTAGGCGAAGCCAGAGAAGAAGTTATACAAACATTACACGATTTACGCGAGAATGATGTAGATGTTGTTACCATTGGCCAATATCTTCAGCCTAGTAAAAAGCATTTACCTGTTCAACGTTTTGTTAACCCAGATGAATTTGACGAATACAAAGCCATAGGTTTAGAGCTAGGTTTTAGGCATGTTGAAAGTAGCGCATTAGTTCGTTCTTCTTACAAGGCGCAAAAACACATCAATTAA
- a CDS encoding pyridoxal phosphate-dependent aminotransferase — MPKISEKGLKMPSSPIRKLVPYAEQATKDGKTVYYLNIGQPDIKTPQVALDAVKVHSLDILAYTRSEGSENYRKKIAQYYLKNDISLNHDNIIVTTGGSEALLFAFGSIMDKDDEIIIPEPFYANYNGFSTASDVNVVPVISKIEDNFALPPIDDFEKLITSKTKAILICNPGNPTGYLYSKDEIKKLASLVKKHDLFLIADEVYREFIYDGISHYSILQEEGLEDHAIVIDSVSKRYSMCGARIGYLVSKNKEFIQTALKYAQARLSPPTLAQIASEAALSTPDSYFTEVINEYVGRRDTLISGLEKIDGVKVAKPNGAFYCIAELPIKNSDKFAQWLLEHFSFENETVMVAPAAGFYSSPNVGLNQIRIAYVLNEESLKKAIKIIEEALKVYKD, encoded by the coding sequence ATGCCAAAGATTTCAGAAAAAGGTCTTAAAATGCCTTCATCGCCCATTAGAAAACTTGTTCCTTATGCAGAGCAAGCCACCAAAGACGGTAAAACGGTTTACTATCTTAATATTGGGCAACCCGATATTAAAACACCACAGGTTGCATTAGATGCTGTAAAAGTTCACTCTTTAGATATACTTGCCTATACGCGTTCTGAGGGTTCAGAAAATTATAGAAAAAAAATTGCACAGTATTATCTAAAAAATGATATCTCTTTAAATCATGATAACATCATAGTAACTACAGGCGGAAGTGAAGCTTTGCTTTTTGCTTTTGGTAGTATAATGGATAAGGATGATGAAATTATTATTCCCGAGCCTTTTTACGCAAATTATAACGGGTTTTCAACAGCGTCGGATGTAAATGTTGTACCCGTAATTTCAAAAATTGAAGATAATTTTGCATTACCTCCAATTGATGATTTTGAGAAATTGATTACCTCAAAAACAAAAGCCATTCTTATCTGTAATCCTGGTAATCCAACTGGTTATTTGTACTCAAAAGATGAAATAAAAAAATTAGCCTCGTTAGTAAAAAAGCATGATTTATTTTTAATTGCTGACGAAGTCTACCGTGAGTTTATTTACGACGGTATAAGCCACTATTCTATTTTACAAGAAGAAGGTCTCGAAGACCATGCTATTGTCATTGATTCTGTGTCCAAACGATATAGTATGTGTGGTGCTCGAATTGGATATTTAGTTTCAAAAAATAAAGAATTCATCCAAACTGCATTAAAATATGCACAAGCAAGACTAAGCCCTCCAACATTAGCTCAAATTGCAAGTGAAGCAGCATTAAGTACACCTGACTCTTATTTTACAGAAGTTATCAATGAGTATGTTGGACGTCGAGATACTTTAATTTCTGGGCTTGAAAAAATTGACGGTGTAAAAGTAGCAAAGCCTAATGGTGCATTTTACTGTATTGCCGAACTTCCAATAAAAAATTCTGATAAATTTGCACAATGGCTATTAGAGCATTTTTCTTTTGAAAATGAGACAGTTATGGTTGCCCCAGCTGCAGGATTTTATTCGTCACCAAATGTTGGTCTAAACCAAATACGAATTGCATACGTACTTAATGAAGAAAGTCTCAAAAAAGCCATTAAAATTATTGAAGAAGCTTTAAAAGTCTACAAAGATTAA
- a CDS encoding glycosyltransferase has protein sequence MTTLQILFYSFIAVASIQIIYYFFFLSFFSSKKSKKYKSKNIALSVIICAKNEAGNLKKNLTKIINQDYKNFEIVLINDSSWDDTLEIMETFEAKHDNISIVDVKSIEQFWGNKKYALTLGIKASKNEFLVFTDADCIPTSDKWLKEISQGFSNTKSIVLGFGGYKKVKYSFLNALIRFETLMTAIQYFSYAKAGIPYMGVGRNLAYRKELFFNNGGFMNHMSIKSGDDDLFISESANSKNTAICFSKDSFTLSEPKTTFKDWIIQKRRHVSTSKYYKPIHKSLLGLFYLSQIAFWILAITLLCFLYQWSIVVAIIIFRVLLQWLTTGKAANKLDSKDLTIFSPFLEVFLIIFQLAIFSANLISKPKHWK, from the coding sequence ATGACTACCCTACAGATTCTTTTTTACAGTTTTATTGCTGTCGCAAGTATTCAAATTATTTATTATTTCTTTTTTTTAAGTTTCTTTTCTTCAAAAAAGTCAAAAAAATATAAATCAAAAAATATTGCACTTTCGGTAATCATTTGCGCAAAAAACGAGGCCGGAAATCTAAAAAAGAATCTTACTAAAATTATTAATCAAGATTATAAAAACTTTGAGATTGTCCTTATTAACGACAGCTCTTGGGATGATACGCTGGAAATCATGGAGACTTTTGAAGCGAAACATGATAATATATCCATCGTTGATGTAAAGTCAATAGAACAATTTTGGGGAAATAAAAAATACGCACTAACACTTGGAATTAAGGCCTCTAAAAATGAATTTTTAGTTTTTACAGATGCCGATTGCATCCCAACTTCTGACAAATGGTTGAAAGAAATTAGTCAAGGTTTTAGTAATACAAAATCAATAGTTCTTGGTTTTGGAGGCTATAAAAAAGTAAAATACTCTTTCTTGAATGCGCTTATAAGATTTGAAACCTTAATGACGGCTATTCAGTATTTTTCATATGCAAAAGCAGGTATACCGTATATGGGTGTTGGTAGAAATCTAGCGTACAGAAAAGAATTGTTTTTTAACAATGGTGGTTTCATGAATCATATGAGCATTAAATCTGGTGATGATGATTTGTTTATAAGCGAAAGTGCAAATAGCAAAAATACAGCTATCTGTTTTTCGAAAGACAGCTTTACATTGTCAGAACCAAAAACAACTTTTAAAGATTGGATAATTCAAAAGCGAAGACATGTAAGTACTTCAAAATATTACAAGCCAATACATAAATCTCTACTTGGCTTATTTTATTTGAGCCAAATAGCTTTTTGGATTCTTGCAATAACGTTATTATGTTTTTTGTACCAATGGTCTATCGTTGTAGCAATTATAATTTTCAGAGTCCTCTTACAATGGCTAACTACTGGTAAAGCTGCAAACAAATTAGATTCTAAAGATTTGACCATATTTTCTCCTTTTCTTGAAGTTTTCTTAATTATCTTTCAATTAGCTATCTTTAGTGCTAATCTTATTTCAAAACCAAAACATTGGAAGTAA